The genomic region gcatcatgacaagtgactattaagcaggtctaatccttacaccaattttagtttaacacactctgatcagatctgccgttatctcaacctttcgagccccacgttgggcgccaaaaagactgtcgtggtttaacccgaccggcagctaaacaccacgcagccgttcgctcaccctcccccactccctctctgggacgggggagagaaatggaaagtgaagcccgtgagttgagataaagacagtttaataagacaggaaaaaaaaataacaaaataataataacaataataataatgatgatacaatggtgataatacgaaagtaataatagtatgtacaaacaagtgatgcacaatgcaattgctcaccacccgctgaccgatgcccagcctaaccccgagcagtccggccccctccccccggctagccacccctatatattgtttagcatgacgtcagatggtatggaataccccctttggctagttttgggtcacctgtcctgggtctgtcccctcccagctcttactgcaccccccagcctgcccgttggcaggacagagcaaaggctgagattgtccttggcttagtataagcactgctctgcaacaattaaagcatcggggtgttatcagcactcttctcattctaagccaaaacacagcattccaccagctactaggaagaaattaattctgtgctaactgaaaccaggacatctggtcattttgtccagaaggttACTGTGAGAGACAGTATTGAAATTTGTACTGAAATCCAGGAAGATACATGGACTGGATTTGTTAGTCAATTAGCTTGGTGACCTTGTGGAAAGGGAAATTAGGTTTATTAGTTATGACCTTCCCCTAGTGAACCCATATTGGCTCTGACCAATGACTTCATTGTCCTTTATGTGTTTTTCAATAGCTCCCAGAACAATCTTCTCCAcaattttaccaggcactgaagtgagaacCTGAGGGATTGTTCAGGGCATCCCCTGCACCCGGTGCTTCTGGGTGGGCTGGGAAGAGGCCTCCTGAGCACAACAGCTCCTTGTAGCTCTGTGGATGCTGGCTGTGAGGTCATTTGTGTCCCAACACCTGGCTGGCCaacagcagggaggcagagcctcTGAGGTCATAAAGGCCGTCAGAAAGCTGCCTCCAACAGGGTGACACATTTGGGGAAGTCAGGGGAAAGCTAGGGGAATAAAGTTTGGAGATTCTGGTCAGAGAAGAGGGTCTTGgctaagagaaaggaaagatttgGAAGAGGTGAGAGGGGTTCAGGTAAGGCTGATGCTCCTAAAGCACTCTGGGAAACATTCATGTTAGGCCATGTACATATTCCTAATCAGCAAATGTTGCTCTAACCAGACAAAGTTGAAAAGCCCCTATCcattatgttttaaaagttgTGATGGTCTAGTGAATTTCCCACTGATTGGGAAACAGAGattaggatgtcatgtgggactaTGTCACGGACCTTAAAAAGTCCAAGTAGGTGATAttggtcagtcttcccttgtccAGTGATTCAGTCATTCCTTCATAGAAGGCAAacagattggtcaggcatgcTTTCCCAATGTTGAAACCATGCTAGCTGTCCCAGATcgcctccttgtcctgcatgtgccttaacattgcctccaggaggaggcaaaaagaaacaaacaaacaaaatgagctTCCCAAGGGATCACTTAACAAATCTCACATCCCATACGCTGTGGGACTTTCCCTTTCCTAACAGAGAACTTGTGAAACCAGACAaaagagctttatttatttctccccctctctttttcttcttgatgaTGTGGAATTAAACCTCTTGAATGTCCTTCCTGATATTGATACCTAAAGTACAccaaggaattcattcactacttgCAATTGGCAGGCAGATTTTCAGCCATTTCCAAGAAAGCAGCATCCATCACATGTAATGacttctcaggaaaacaaacaccattACTCTGAACATgccccctcctccttctttccccactGCTCTAATTGATGTGCATGACATCCTATGGCACAGAATATCCCTGTGGTCAGTTCAGGTCAGCTGTCCTCACTGGGTCCTCTCCCAATTCCATGtgcaccctcagcctcctccctggcagggcagcatgtgACAGGTTCCCCTTGAAATCTCTCACGGGGAAAGGGTGGATCACACTGGAAACCAAGATTAGTGTGGCAAGGAATCTGAGTTTGACCACAAGTCAACCACTTTCTCTTACAGATAGAGTGACTGGAGAAAAAGGTGCTGGAGTAGCTTTTCCCCACCTGAGCTATGGTTCAGAATTACCTCCTGTCACATCAGCCCTCCATTAAGCAACAGTTAAAACAGGTGAGTGCAAACAGGCACTCCCTGATCATGTCTCGGACCCTGCATCCCAGGCTCTGGGGAGTACCAGAAATGTACATTCTGGGAGGTACCAGAAGAGCAGTCATAATGGAAAATTCCAAAATTGCCTTATCAGAACCATGGCCAGGATGAAAAATACTAGTGAACAATCAGTTGTGATACTATTGTAATGCTACAATACTAATGAACAGCAGTGGTGATGGCCCATGCTCCCGCAGGAGGGGGCAGTTTGTGACTTTTGCACATGGAAGGCTACTCCATTTTAGTGCAGCTCTCCACTCCATGGACCCCAGAGTATCAGACTGATTTGAGGCTTCATTCTGTGGGCCCAGCTGAGCCATAGGTCCTTGGAAAAGACAGCATAAGACACCCCTTTGCCGACTGCCCCCTGGCATGCAGCGGCCAAGATGGCATCAGGCTCATCTTCTTGGCCACTCCCCACTGTCCCCATTGCACCAACACCCTCTGAATTGCTCCAGAACCTGTGAGGAAGTGGTGGCAAGGCCTCCTTCTTCCTGGTGGTGTCTTTGGCTCTTCTTTGGCaagagacactggagagcagccccatgcAAAGACACCTGGGGCTTTTGTTCCACCACAAGTTGAACCAGAGTCAATTGTTCTGAACCCTGCCATCAGAGTGGTTCCAAAGAATGTATCAACATGTAATATAATAGAATATATCAAAGAATACCATATACTAATATGGTGATAGGCTGATAGgcacatatatgtgtatatatatatatatatatatatacatctataaatatctgttgttgttttttatgatGTTCTCTGCCCTTGTTCTATGGACACCCTAGCAGATGCTGCCCCAAGGGCGGTGGTCCCAGAGAAGCCCTTCACACCCACCATTCCCAGCACTGGGCAGTGCGGTTGACATGCAGGAGGAAAGGGATATTATCTGGAGGGATCGTGACAGGCTTGAGAGATAGGCCTGTGCAagcctcatgaagttcaacaagggcaagtgcaaggtcctgcacctggctcagggcaatcccaaacattAGTGCTGAGTAGGCGATGAGCGGATTGAGAGCAGCGCTATGGAGAAGGGCTTGGGAGTACTAGtagatgaaaagcttgacatgagccagcaacatGCACTTACAGCCCggaaagccaaccatatcctggactgcatcaaaagcagcgtaACCAGCAGGCTGAAGGATGTGAATctctccctctactctgctctcaaaagaccccacctggagtactgcatccatCTGTGTGGCCCAGGCACAACACACTCATTAGACTTAGGACCTAGGACTTCAACTTGGTCCAGAGGACATCCACAgaaatgatcagagggctggaacaatGCTCCcatgaagagaggctgagagagttgggcTTGTCTGGCCTAGAGTAGAGAGTCATAGGATCACAGAGTCAGAAacgttggaaaagacctccaaatcatctggtccaactgtctccctaccaccaatattacccactaaaccatgtccctaagtaccacatccaaaATTTTCTaacagcctccccccccccccctccctctggGATagtgactctaccacctccctgggcaatcagttccaatgcctaaccagtctgtctgagaagaaatttctcctaatttccatcttgaacctctcctggagcaacttgaggccattccctaTTGTCCTATTGCAAGCTATCTGCAAGAAGAgactgacccccagctccccacacctgaCTTTCAGGTAGTGGTtgagagcagtaaggtctcccctgagcctcctcttctccagactaaacaatgCCACTTCACTCAACTGCTCCTCATAGCATTTGTGttccagtcccttcaccagctttgtagtcCAAAGTTCTGCAGGAAACCATAGTCCGGTTTTTGAATAAGAGGGCTTACAATAAACATGGAGAGAGACTGTTTCCAGCTCCAACTAATTTGTGATTCAGTCATTCTGGAATGTCTTACAGAGTTTCTGAGAACTTTTCTGTAGTATCCTTGCACCAACTGTGTTTCAGGTTCCCATTGGGAAGAATCTCATTTTGAGAATTACCTCACTCACCAAGCACCCTTGATGAGCAGAAATTACAAACACCAACCTTCAGAGGCCTCAAAACACAGGACTGTCACACACTCTAACTCCATAGTCCATCCCCTTTTTCCTTGAGTCAGAATGAAGCTCTGGAGGTGTCCACTACCATCATCTTCTCTGACCGGTGATAGCTCTATAGGTAGATCAGGTTAGtcagtgctttctgcagctgggtACTGAAAATCTCTGGGCCCATGACCCAGTGCTGATCCACTGTCTTGGTGTCTGTTCCCCCAGTATAGCTACTGATGGCAGCAGAAGAATGGAGCTGGTCAGATTTCAAAGATCAGCTCCCCCTGGGCACAGTGGAATGGCTGTCCCCTGTGGtagtgtggccatgggggtcaacAAGacccatggttggtgataacattgGACTGAGACCATGAGGAATGTAAAGtgtttagaaggaacaaagaagtgTCATTCAGGAGACACCTTGCTGTCTCAGACTGCTTATTCTCCAGCTGTTAagacatggaagttgctgggtgtttgctgttgccagGCAAAGTTGTTGGCCGATGAAtagtggaaaagtactgctgtagaGCAAATGGTATAAGAAGGGAGTCTTGTCCTCAATAAGAGAGTTCAATTCATGTTATCAATAGGAGAgctgaagttatgtcatcaataaaggaGTAGCAGTTACTGGTCCTTAAAGAACCCTGGTGTCCATGTGGTCATTATGCCAAAGTCCCCATGCTCCCCATAAGTACATACCCACGCTgacagtgctgctgtgcagagcaaATGGGCTatggtgctgtggggtgaaTCTGCGTGGCTGTGCTAGTCAGGGTGGGAAGCAGACAGCCAGGATCACTGGGCTGGACCAGGGAGAGGTACTTCACAAAGGGGGAAATGAATCAGTCCCcagctccccttccctctgcctgctgggtgCCACTCTTTTCTCTGAGACTGCAGTCACAGAATTCCTGTGAATACCTGGCTTTAGTTCTTTCCCTGTGGCTGAGCACACAGTGGGAGACCTCTCACATtcatgggggctgcagtcactGCCCACGCCAGGCTCtgctgtccctggaggtgtcctgggctctgcaggcagtTCCAGATTCCCCTCCTGAAGGACATCACCTATGGGTCACATGTGGAAACGGCCCTGGCTATGTAATACAGTGACCATTCCCTGTCTCTGCTGTGAGCAGACACCCATGTGTGAATCTTAAATCTAGCCCTAGGTCTCTGTCAGGTCACAATGTGACAATGATAATTCCCTCCTGAACAGAAGCAAGAGCAGACCCTTCTGGGGAGCAATGCTTTGGGCCTTTTCTCGGCACTTGTTAGGGAAGGAAAGCCCAGTCTTCAGAAAGTGCACTGGGGTAATTCCATTTTCTTAGAGATGCTATGAGAGAGTCTTCACTGACTCACTTACAGTGTTAAATGCACATATGGGCCTCCATATGGGACAGAACTGGTTCATTCATTTATAGAAGTGgggggaataaaaatatttatgtagaaTGCAAAGGGCAAAAACAGACATaatgacaaaaaagaaaaaaagtatataataGTAATTAGAATGACCAAAACAGAAGCCTGGACAGGGAAGTATAGAGATTCATCAATGGAGAGTGAAGGGATCTTTATGAGTACCATAAAACCTCCCCAAAACGAGTTTACTAACTGCATTCTTGAGATCCTtattcctcatgctgtagatgagggggttcactactggaggcaccaccgagtacagaactgccagcaAATGAtcaaggaaaggggaagagatggaggagggcttcaggtaggcaaatgTGGCAGTACTAAGAAACAGGCAGACAACAGCCAGGTGAGGAAGGCACGTGGAAAAAGCTTTGTGCCGGCCATGCTGTGAGgggatcctcagcacagccctgaagatctgcacataggacagcacaaggaaaagaaaacaaacaaataataaacaggCACTAACTACAAGAAGTCCAACTTGCTggaggtaggcatctgagcaggagagcttgaggatctggggaatttcacagaagaactggtccagggcattgccttggcagaggggaagggaaaaggtattggcagtgtgcagcacagcatagAGAATAGtactgccccaggcagctgctgccatgttgACACAAGTTCTGCTGTCCATTATTGTCCCATAGTGTAggggtttgcagatggcaatgtagcggtcataggccatgagGGTAAGGAGAGAAAACTCTGCTGTGAGAAAGACAACAAACATAAAGACCTGGGTGGCACAACCTGCATAGGaaatggccctggtgtcccacagggaattggccatggctttgggaacAGTGGTGGAGATGGAGCCCAGGTCGATGAGGGCGAGgttgaagagaaagaagtacatgggggtgtggaggtggtggttgCAGGCTatggctgtgaggatgaggacgttgcccaggagggcagccaggtagatgcccaggaagagcccgaagtgcaggagctgcagctcgtgtGTGTCTGcgaatggcaggaggaggaattctgtggggaagctgctgttggacatttgCTGCCTCTGGGCATGGTTGCCTGTCCATGGAGGGATAAACAGAGAAAAGTTAGGCTAACTTCCCTGAGCAACCCACCTGCTTCTCTAAAAGAaatcactgtccccagagacgAATGAGAAATGTGTGAGCTCATTCTCCTACCCTCCCAACTCAATGACACCATCcctatcattttaaaatgaagcttgGGCAATTTTTCCCAAGAAGACACCCTCAGGGCAAGGCCTTGCCAGTCCATGTCAGAACTTACATCCACCTGCACCCCAGACAAAGAGAGTGGGAGAACCACACACAGGtttagaaataagaaagaacGTTGCAGTGGTCCAACCTGCTGACAGACAGGCAGATGGGCATGCAGGGAAGCCTTTAGCTTACCAAGCTTGCATGCCACCTAGAGAAGTGACACTGCAGGGCAAGTACTCATATAATTCTGATAACTGCGTATCGCCTTGCAGGAAACAGgttcctctcctcttctggaGGTCCAGCTGAGGAGGAGGTGGCTCATGCCCTAAAGCCCCtgagggcagaggctgtgctgggtggcaggggagagcagggggTTGCTGCAGAGAAGGTGCCTGCACTGCAGGCCTGTCAGGGAGTGCCTGAATCCCCTCTCCCTTGGAGTTTCAGGCAGttccctctcttctccctgcccctgcctcaATCTGTCCCTGCTGGGGTCTTCTTCCCTGTCCCCATATCTCCTCCATGCCATTGCTCACAGACCCATCCCATCCACAGTGTACTCACATCTGCCTTGTAGATATCTCCTGTCCCAGGGTAATTTTCAGGGATAACTCCATGTTTTCAAAGGCTATGGAGCAGCTCAGACCTAAAAGACCTTACAATAACTGCGGTCTCAGTGCCTTCATCcaaatggagaaataaattCCATCTCTAACTGCCACCCACAAAGCAAGAGGAGAAATCTCAAAGCACAGAATACATATCTTCAGGAAACTCTTCCTCTGAACTTTCCCTTGAGGAGTCCACTCTGAGGTGTTCTGGGGGTTTTGTGTATCTGTGAGAAgccttccacaggcagcagcctctgggaAACAGTAACCTCAGTGCaccagcaggaccctgccctgtcctgccctgctggggggctccttccacccacagcttctccccGTAgcgccctgggcagctccccaggcaggctgagtgctgagcctggcaggcggCAGAGGACCTGCCCCGGCACACAGCCCcgggggcacagcagggaccctgctctgcaccacagccctggccaCCCCTGTCTGCACCCTGCCttcacagcctgcagctggccctTCAAGAAGGAACTCTCGTGTCCTGTCCCTCTTCTGTTTATGGAAGAGAATCCATGCTCTGGAGCTTGTTGCTCTCCTCTTATCCAAAGAAACATTGAGTGTTCTCCTGAAAGCCCCTGTCGACTGTGGGATATTCCATCAAATCTGGAGATGGCACCAGGAACATGAGCTGCATTGCGCTGCAGCCGAAGACTTACCCTGTTCAGGACTGTGAAGATTTCCCCTGCAGtgagctctcagcatcccccctTCACACTGCCTTTaacatctccctcccttctctcaggagcccttgtcccctgcaggcagtgccccagccctgctgcactgtttagaggagctgctcctgggcagagctgtctctctgcagtgctgcccacttgccaggagctccccttgtGCCCAGGAGCCCaacccagctcagcagcacagggagctcttGCCACGTCCCTGGGCCTCCAGGGGAATCAACTTTGAAAATGACTGAAGCAATTACTGGTGTCTCTTCTTGCAGCTGGGGATGGACACTTATTTCCAGTGctctctttttctgtaattcaAAAGAAGAGTTTGTCTTGAGAATTATCTTTTCTTGTTCCATTATGAGACTGCATACCCACAAGGTGACACTTGTAATACATgggaaggaaacattttcacagGAATTGAAATCCTTCTGTCTACACAAGCTACACAACCAATTTGGGGCCTCCAGTATCATAGAACTATAGAATGGCATGAGTTGGAGGGGATCTTAAAGACCATCTTGTTCCAGCCACACTGCCATGGTCAGAGGCACCTTCCACAAGACCTGGTTGCTAAAGGTCCCATTCACCCTGGCCTTGAAAACTACTAGGGAGTGGGGTACTACTTCTCCGAATAACCTTTTCCCGTTCCTCACTACTTCATAGGAAAGGTTTCCTTGTTTAGATTTCATGTAGATTTTCTCTATCTTATTATAAAGAGCTTGCACATTGGAAGGGTAAGGGATCTCCTGCAGATGGCTGCAGCAGAGACACAGCCACTGCCCTCCATTCTGCATTTGCTGCCTTGGAGCCAGCCTAGACTTGTCTCCTCTGGTGGCTGGTTTGAGTTAGactggagagaggagagggagctgTGGAGTGCTAGAGAGGGTCTGGGCTGGGCTGGTCTGGTCTCCTGGCAGAGacagggaggagcagcagagcaggagctgggccctTGTTCTCTAAAGGCTGCATGAGGAAATGTGAGTCTAGATGTGTGGCAGGCCTTCTGAAGCATGAGCTGGTTGGCAGGCAGAGTACCTGAGCGATTATGCAGGGCATCCCCTGCACCCACAGCTCTTGGGGGGGTGGGCTGGGAAGAGGCCTCCTGAGCACAACAGCTCCTTGTAGCCCTGTGGATGCTGGttgtgaggtcacttctgtcccAGCACATGGCTGGCCAACAGCAGTGAGGCAGAGCCTCTGAGGTCACAAAAGCTTTCAGGAAGCTGCCCCCAACAGGGTGACACATTTGGGGAGGCCAGGGGAAATCTGGGTGAGTAAAGGTGGGAAATTtgggggagagaagagggacTTGgctaacagaaaggaaagatctGGAAGAGGTGAGAGGGGTTCAggcaaggctgtgctgctgcaacaCTTACTAGGAAAACATCCGTGTCAAGCCCTGGCAATATTTCTAAGCAGTAACTGTAAGCCCTACCCCTACATCTAAATGCTATCCCTCTCTCTGCAAGGAATCCACTACTCTTACCCCTAACCTCAAACCTCACCTGGCATGGGTTAGCCTAGTCCCAAACCCATAAGGCATTACCATCCACTCTTAGCTCAATTCTCACCCTATTCCTCAGCCTTTCATCCTTAGCACTGAACTCCATGACATGACTCCTCAACAGAGCCCTGAAGAAAATCCCAACAAATAACAGTCTCTACACTACACACAGACTGGAACCCAAAGCAGTAAACACAGGCCTCCCTCTAATACTCTGCCCAACCACTAACCCTGGAAGGCAAGATCTAATTCCTAAACCCTAACCTGAACACCTAATCCCCAAATCCTGCATTCCTGTGGTCTAGACACCTAACTGAAGCAGTTTGACCTcatggggctgggcagggcttgAGAGGTCCTGTAGCAATCACTTGGTTTGGAGGAGGTAGGTGAGGTGAGACGGATGTGATCAGCTCACAGGACTCAAAGAGGAGATGGGTGGGGATGCTCTGCTGAGGTCAGCTGTGATTCAGGGTCTCAGGAGGCAACAGGAGGCCCATGGCTGTGCAGGTGGGTGTTGGGGCACATCCTCAAAGCTTGTTTGACTATTACTTGAACTCCACAGGCTGGAAATACCGCACTGAGCACTTTGGGGAGCTTTCCAGCCCAGAGCAGGTTTAGCATATGCCCTGAGCCAAGCTCCAGTATCTCTGCAGAGGCCCCTTCATCCTGGAATGTCCAAGGTGTGTGTCACCCAATGTGTCCTGTAGGGAAATGCACAGGTGTGCAGAGGTGGCCTGTGGTAGTGCAGTTCCTTTTGCTCTGGGATGTGTGTGGGTGTGTTGGGATTGGTACAAACACCTGGGCTGGTTTCTAACCTCCCACCTAAGCACAAGTGTGGAATAGCTCAACCCCTGCCAAAACCCTCCTTGGAGGGCAAAGCCAAAAAAACTCAGAGCAGTTCTCCCAGGGTTTGCCTCTGCTAGAAGGCCTTGATGTGCCTTGCCATTGCCAGCTCATgggtctgctgctgcttgtctgGGCTCTGTTTTTACTTTGTGGGTGGGAGGTTGTATTGGACTTCCATGGAAAGGGTTTTGTAGcagggggcagctgcagggctggtgtctGTGAGgagagtccagaagctgccccttCTTAGAGAAGAGCCacttccagctggctccaaaagggacatGCTGCTGGCCAAACTCAGCCAATGAGTAATGTTGTTTGTACATCTATGagagctttttaaagaaaggggTTGAAAATGGCATGAGAAAAAAGCTGggagagaagactgagaaacTGTGAGAGaaaacaaccctgcagacaccaaggtcagtgaagaaagagggTGAGgtggtgctccaggtgctggagaagACGTTCCCCTGTGGTGCACCATGTTGGAGCAGATCTTCACACTGCAGCTGATGGAAGACCCCATGtgggagcaggtggatgtggcctgaaggaggctgcagcccttggAGAGCCCCTGCAAGAGAAGACTCTGTGTCAGaactgtggagaggagcccagctCTAGACAGCCCCTCATGATAGAGACTTTCTTCTGAGGAGAAACTTATATCAGCCATTTGACAGATGCTGCACAGGCAAGGACACAACTCAGGATGGCATCACCCTTCAAGAAGGAATTACCTTTGGGATTCCCTCAAAGGATAGAATTCCTGTCTGTGCCACAGCTTGAGTCACTGCACTGTGAATGCTGACCGAGGTCCCACCATGACAG from Aythya fuligula isolate bAytFul2 chromosome 31, bAytFul2.pri, whole genome shotgun sequence harbors:
- the LOC116500109 gene encoding olfactory receptor 14A16-like, coding for MSNSSFPTEFLLLPFADTHELQLLHFGLFLGIYLAALLGNVLILTAIACNHHLHTPMYFFLFNLALIDLGSISTTVPKAMANSLWDTRAISYAGCATQVFMFVVFLTAEFSLLTLMAYDRYIAICKPLHYGTIMDSRTCVNMAAAAWGSTILYAVLHTANTFSLPLCQGNALDQFFCEIPQILKLSCSDAYLQQVGLLVVSACLLFVCFLFLVLSYVQIFRAVLRIPSQHGRHKAFSTCLPHLAVVCLFLSTATFAYLKPSSISSPFLDHLLAVLYSVVPPVVNPLIYSMRNKDLKNAVSKLVLGRFYGTHKDPFTLH